In one Castor canadensis chromosome 15, mCasCan1.hap1v2, whole genome shotgun sequence genomic region, the following are encoded:
- the LOC109674984 gene encoding olfactory receptor 2G2-like gives MGMVRSANESSLTGFILLGFSDHPQLQKILFVVILILYLLTILGNTTIILISRLESKLHTPMYFFLSHLSFLDLCFTSSVIPQLLINLWDPIRPISYGGCVVQLYVSLALGSTECVLLAVMSYDRYVAVCRPLHYLVLMHPHLCMTLSSVAWLSGVATTLVQSTLTMQLPFCGHRQVDHFICEVPVLIKLACVDTTFNEAELFVAGILFLIVPVSFILFSYGYIAQAVLRIKSAAGRKKAFGICSSHLIVAIIFYGTIIFMYLQPVKSQSKDQGKFVSLFYTVVTPIFNPVIYTLRNKEVKASLKKELGKILGVNFT, from the coding sequence ATGGGGATGGTGAGGAGTGCCAATGAGAGCAGCTTGACAGGTTTCATTCTGTTGGGATTTTCTGACCATCCTCAGTTGCAGAAGATTCTATTTGTAGTCATCCTGATCTTGTATTTACTAACTATTTTGGGGAACACCACCATCATTTTGATCTCTCGCCTGGAATCCAAGCTACATACAccaatgtatttcttcctctcccATCTCTCTTTCCTAGACCTCTGTTTCACCAGCAGTGTTATTCCCCAGCTGCTGATAAACTTGTGGGATCCCATTAGACCCATCAGTTACGGAGGCTGTGTAGTTCAACTCTATGTCTCCCTCGCATTAGGATCCACTGAGTGTGTCCTCCTGGCTGTGATGTCCTATGATCGCTATGTAGCTGTCTGTCGTCCTCTCCATTACCTAGTCTTAATGCATCCCCATCTCTGCATGACCCTGTCATCTGTGGCATGGCTTAGTGGAGTGGCTACCACTCTGGTACAATCCACTCTCACCATGCAACTACCCTTCTGTGGGCATCGCCAAGTGGATCATTTCATCTGTGAGGTCCCTGTGCTCATCAAGTTGGCTTGTGTGGATACCACTTTCAATGAGGCTGAGCTCTTTGTGGCTGGTATCCTCTTCCTGATAGTGCCTGTCTCATTCATTCTGTTCTCCTATGGCTACATTGCTCAAGCAGTGTTGAGGATCAAGTCAGCTGCTGGGAGAAAGAAGGCATTTGGGATCTGCTCCTCTCACCTCATAGTTGCCATCATCTTCTATGGAACTATCATCTTCATGTATCTGCAGCCAGTCAAGAGTCAATCCAAGGACCAAGGAAAATTTGTTTCACTCTTCTATACTGTGGTGACCCCCATTTTTAATCCTGTTATTTATACTCTGAGGAACAAGGAAGTGAAGGcatcactaaagaaagaattaGGGAAGATTCTGGGAGTAAATTTCACCtga
- the LOC109674985 gene encoding olfactory receptor 2G2-like, with protein MWWTNDSAFPGFVLVGFSDRPHLELVLFGLILILYLMTLFGNTAIILVSLMDAKLHTPMYFFLSHLSFLDLCFTSSIIPQLLVNLWGPDKSITYGGCVVQLYVSLALGSTECVLLAMMSYDRYVAVCRPLHYTVLMHPRLCTTLASMAWLSGVATTLVQSTLTMQLPFCGHRQVDHFFCEVPVLIKLACVDTTFNEAELFVASVLFLVLPLSLILVSYGYIAHVVLRIKSSTGRQKAFGTCSSHLTVVIIFYGTIIFMYLQPAKSLYKDQGKFVSLFYTVVTPILNPLIYTLRNKEMKAALKKILGENYD; from the coding sequence ATGTGGTGGACTAACGACAGTGCCTTCCCGGGGTTCGTTCTGGTTGGTTTTTCAGACCGGCCTCACTTAGAGCTGGTTCTTTTTGGGCTAATCTTGATCCTTTACCTTATGACCCTTTTTGGAAATACTGCCATCATTCTAGTGTCCCTCATGGATGCTAAGCTCCAtactcccatgtacttcttcctctcccatCTTTCCTTCCTGGACCTCTGCTTTACCAGTAGCATAATTCCTCAGCTTCTAGTCAACCTGTGGGGCCCAGATAAATCCATCACCTATGGAGGCTGCGTGGTTCAGCTGTATGTCTCCCTTGCATTGGGATCCACTGAGTGTGTCCTCCTGGCTATGATGTcctatgatcgctatgtggcTGTCTGCCGTCCCCTCCATTACACTGTCTTAATGCACCCCCGTCTCTGCACAACCCTGGCGTCTATGGCATGGCTCAGTGGAGTGGCCACTACTCTGGTACAATCCACTCTCACAATGCAGCTGCCTTTCTGTGGGCACCGCCAagttgatcatttcttttgtgagGTTCCTGTGCTCATCAAGTTGGCTTGTGTGGATACCACTTTCAATGAAGCTGAGCTCTTTGTGGCTAGTGTCTTATTCTTGGTGCTGCCCTTGTCACTCATTCTGGTCTCCTATGGTTATATTGCTCACGTGGTTCTCAGGATTAAGTCATCCACTGGACGACAGAAAGCATTTGGGACCTGTTCTTCCCACCTCACGGTTGTCATCATCTTCTATGGAACCATAATTTTCATGTACCTGCAGCCAGCCAAGAGTCTATATAAGGACCAAGGAAAGTTTGTTTCCCTCTTTTACACTGTGGTAACCCCCATTCTTAATCCTCTTATTTATACTCTGAGGAATAAGGAAATGAAGGCAGCACTGAAGAAAATTCTTGGAGAAAATTATGATTGA